The segment ATTAGCATTTACTCCGTCTAATGTAAAAGTCTTTGTATCATGGTTATAAGTAATGGTTCCGCTTGTAAGCCCAAGATTTGGAAAGTTTTCGTTTTTTATAGCCCCTACATTGCCACTAGTAAGGTTTGTACCTGCTATCTGAATGCCATAGCTTATAGGCTGTATAATTACCTCTGTCTTAACTACCGAACCATTTAACATTACAGCTTTTCCACTGCTTCCGTTATCTTCAACCACAGCTCCTGCAGGCTGAGTGATAGCACAACCTATAAGATTAATGTTTTTAAAATCAGATATACTTCCGTATGTATTACCAGTAGCTTTTACATAAGAATTTTCTATTACCAAAGTTTCTTCATGCGATAGATCTCCTACTATACCATTTTCTTCACCTATGAATTCCACTGTGGTGTTCTTGATAGTAAGAGTTTTTTTATTAACAACACAAATTCCATAAGAATGTAATGATGTAACCTTTAGCGTACCACTGCCTTCAATGCTAAGATTACGATATGTAAAAATAGAAGCTGTAGGTCCAACAAATATAATATTATTACCTACAAGATTTATTTTGTAGTTTGCAACAGCCGCAAAGCCTGTAATTTCTATAAAACAATCAGTTGGATTAGCATTTACTCCATTTAATGTAAAAGTCTTTGTACTATGGTCATAAGTCATGGTTCCGCTTGTAAGTCCAAGCTCTGGGAAGTTATCGTTATTTATAGCCCCTGCATTATCACTAGTAAGGTCTGCACCTGCTATCAAAATATCATAGTATGTCTGTGCATTTATTACTCCACATAATATAATTCCAATTAGGAATAAATAAATTTGTTTCATTGTTATAAGTTTTATTATTACCCTTTATTTGTTTTACCTTCTAAACGATATTTTACAAAAATAATAGAAAAACATGAAAAAAATAAAAGATGGGGAAAAATAAGTTTACTAATGGACTCTAATATTTAAAATATTTTAAAAAAAAATGCATGATAATTAAAAAAAGTTGTATATTTGCACTTCCAATTAGAATAAATAAAAAGGTTCGGTAGTTCAGTTGGTTAGAATACGTGCCTGTCACGCACGGGGTCGCGGGTTCGAGTCCCGTCCGGACCGCAAACTAAAACAAAAAACCCTGTAACACAATAAGTTACGGGGTTTCTCTTTTTAAGAAGCACTTAAAATCAAACACTATGCTATTTTCGTGTAAGCCTTCTTAATTAATTTTGAGATTTCTAAACCATCGTTATATTCTATAATGCTTTTGCCTACAACCATTGCATCAACCATATTTTTGTCAAATGGGAAAAGACCTATTACTGGCAAGGATTGGCTCCCGCACCAGCTGTCTATTTCCTTGCTTAATTCAATATTCAAATCGAATTTATTGACAATAACATAGGTTTTAATATCAAATTTACGCACTAACTCAACAGTACGCTGCAAATCAGACATACCTGAAACTGAAGGTTCTGTTACAATCACCACTTTATCAACTCCAGTTATCGTGGAAATAACCGGACAACTTATTCCCGGAGGTCCATCAAGTATAATTGTTTCTAAATTATGTGCTTTCGCTGTTTCACGAGCTTTAGTGCGAAGTTTATTAATCAATTTGCCTGAATTTTCTTCACCCGGTGCAAGTTTTCCATATACCATTTTCCCAAATCGGAAATCTCCCCAATACAAGCGACTATCATCAGATGGTATCATATCAATTGCTTGAACCGGACATATACGAGAGCAAAGGAAGCAACCTTCACATGCTATTTCATCTACAGCGACATAACCATCGCTCCAACTCAACGCATCAAATTTACAATATGAGATACACTCTCCACATTGACTACACAAATCTTTATTTATTTGAGCAGAATAGCCAGATATAAATTTCTCTTCGCCCGCTTTTTCAGGATTTAACAACAAATATAAATTCGAGGCATCTACATCGCAATCCACAGCTACAACTTGCTTTGCTAATGCTATAAAAGCAGCAGTTATACTAGATTTTCCTGTCCCGCCTTTACCACTTATTATTGCTATTTCCATAATTCATTAGTTGATTTACAATATTTTCAAATATAGACTTTATTTCCGGCAGCGTTCCTACTACTATTTTTCCCTCGGAATACAAGCGTGCAATATCCTTGTCGAAAGGTATTTCAGCGAATAAATGAATATTATTCTTTTCTAAATATTCATAAACCGCTCTATCGCCTATTTCAGCACGATTAACTATCACCCCGAA is part of the Bacteroidales bacterium genome and harbors:
- a CDS encoding T9SS type A sorting domain-containing protein — encoded protein: MKQIYLFLIGIILCGVINAQTYYDILIAGADLTSDNAGAINNDNFPELGLTSGTMTYDHSTKTFTLNGVNANPTDCFIEITGFAAVANYKINLVGNNIIFVGPTASIFTYRNLSIEGSGTLKVTSLHSYGICVVNKKTLTIKNTTVEFIGEENGIVGDLSHEETLVIENSYVKATGNTYGSISDFKNINLIGCAITQPAGAVVEDNGSSGKAVMLNGSVVKTEVIIQPISYGIQIAGTNLTSGNVGAIKNENFPNLGLTSGTITYNHDTKTFTLDGVNANVSSGNFIHITELADVAEYKINLIGNNVINTADASIKIYRNLNIEGSGSLKLTANIGSGIYVLSTLTIRNTNIEAKGAWGIAGLNGKNGEKLMIENSTVKATGPSGSMCNFQNITLNSCEITKPVGAEVGYNVSNGQGIMVGGYVVISEVVIEPKTGIDNVEAELSFSIYPNPASNIINIVSENADELITISDLYGKIVYSEQASEKQISINISQLSAGMYIIRIGNAEAKFVKE
- a CDS encoding P-loop NTPase, whose amino-acid sequence is MEIAIISGKGGTGKSSITAAFIALAKQVVAVDCDVDASNLYLLLNPEKAGEEKFISGYSAQINKDLCSQCGECISYCKFDALSWSDGYVAVDEIACEGCFLCSRICPVQAIDMIPSDDSRLYWGDFRFGKMVYGKLAPGEENSGKLINKLRTKARETAKAHNLETIILDGPPGISCPVISTITGVDKVVIVTEPSVSGMSDLQRTVELVRKFDIKTYVIVNKFDLNIELSKEIDSWCGSQSLPVIGLFPFDKNMVDAMVVGKSIIEYNDGLEISKLIKKAYTKIA